The window GCTGTACACTAGCTGTCCACAGCTGCGTTGCGGCTTTCTTCTAAGGGAGAGATTGGCAGTCCGTGCACGTTTTTCCTGCTTTTCTGAAACAGATCCGCGACCAGTGCGTTACCGCTTAAGAATAGTTATAATACCGGCACAACTGGTTTCAAGTTGTTTTTCCTAGTTCTCTTGCACACGTGAGCAGCAGCCGTTAGCTTCTCCGTCACCATGGTCCCTCTCTTTGGTGCAACCCCTCTTTCGTCTACACTGTCAGTCACGCCcacggcgtctctcttggctgtctcgtccctctcggctctctcgtcgtttcGTCGTCGTGTAAACTTTGTGCCGCCTTTTGCAGACTGTCGGCTCTGCCGCCACGATGCGCCGACCCGGCCAGGCAGGTCTTCCTAGAGTGCGAGattcttccccctctcaAAACAGTCGGTTTCCCCACCCCGGAGGAATGGCAACCCAGCGGTGTCTTTCTGCAGGCACGGCGGacttctctccggcgtccTCGGGCAACGCCGAGTTTTCAAAGTTTCCCGGTCGCTCGTCGAAGGCTCGCCCGTCCCTGTCAGCAGCTGGCGGCGGTCCGCCCTTGTACGTTCTGGCCTCCGGTGCCTTGTACGGCAGTGAAACGTTTCAACCCAAGTATGTGCTTACGCAGATCATTGTGCTTCAGTCTGCCTTCTACTTTCTGTATGCTCTCCTTGCCCTCGGCGCACTCACGTTCTTCGTTGGCGACCGCGGAGACATGCTCGCGGTTCTTCCATTCGCTGGGCACGAGGCAACCTCCGACGGCGATGCGGCTTTCTCGGACCCGGCCGGCCGGGCGGGGGGACTGGTTCCCGCTCGGCGTTTCGTGATTCGAGAGTCCTCGCCcaacggaaacgaagacacTGCAGCGGTCGGATTCGAAACGGACAGCCGACGGTTTGCCGAACCGCACGGCCGTCAATCTGCGGcacgagacggcgcagacTTAAATGAAGGCGCATCTGGGAGATATTGGGGGACGGGGCGAGGAATGCGGCGGGCAAAGATCTTGTTTGAGACAGAGCTATACCGGTTCGCGACCAGGGAAGGccgcgttctccttctcgtcttgtttctctcgagcCTCGCAATGTACGGTTCTCTTTTCGCCCACATACAGTGCCGACGGGTAGATTGCCGCAAGAAGTCACGTACAAGTAGAAGAATGCCTTCTGTGAGGATCTGACGGGCTGCGTGCAGTCATCGGCAGTCACAAGTCCTCCGTTGCGTGGGAGTCAGCGCAAAGGCATTATCGCAGTGCGTCAGCTgctgcagatgcatgcatgtccTGCGCCGACCCTTACGAAGGCTTGTGTCGAAGAACCAAGTCAGCTGGAATACTAGCCAGTCCCCGGCCGCGTATGGATCGGCTGGGACGTCTCCCGGCTCGAGAAGGATGTCTacttttctctgtttcttggcAGGGCGTCGAATCGGGTGTTTTCCCGGGAGTGATGGTTCACGTGCAGCGGGCTCGCTCCACGCGCGTCCTTTTTCGGGGAACATTCACCGGTCGTTCCGCTTGCTCGTATAGATAAAAAGCGAGAAATTGCGTGTTCGCCGGCGATGCTTGGCGTTAAGACAGCTGCGTCTAAAGTAAGTCCCGGTGGGGAGACTGTACGTGCAGCTCGGGGCTACGTTTCCTTTTTACTGGTTGTCTTCAGGGCGTACCTGGTCTTTTTGGTTGTCCAGAGGACGCGGAAGTGCCTCGACTTTTGTTTTTCTATTCACTTCTTCCACCTGCTGGCTTGTTGGATCTTCGGCGGATTCCCCTCCAACTGTAAGTGGCGTTGCGGGACCTCTTTTTCCATCGCTGAATTGCAGCGGTCTTGCTGACTTGACTTGGAGCGCTATTTTGTACCGCATGCTGTGTCGGAAGATTTGTCGCAGCAGCTGGACTGTATAGGATGGGGAACTCAGAAGCCGCTCTCCCGAAGCGTCAGCAAGAAACTGGGATGAATGGATCATccgtgcgtgtctccgcgcgtcACTTCTGGTACGGCTCGTGGAGTCGTCGTCAGTCATCTCCTGCTGCCACTGAGAGGGACAGTGCGAGAGCAGCTGTTTCCGCGCAATACCATTATCTGCATAGGTCTCAAAGAGGATGACGTCTCCCCTCATGAGTTAACTCTGGTTGTGTACAGTGTCATATTTCAAAGACGTTTTTCAAGGAACAGATGTGTGGCGACTAGAGCATTGTCGAAGAGTGTCAGGCAGGCGGTTTCCCGGTTACGTGGGTGTTCATTCTTAACGGGCGAGGGATCAGCTTGTTATCCCTAAGGTAACGTTCATCCGTTTTAAAACGATTCCTTTTTGTCCAGTTTGTGCAACAGAACGACAGGAAGAGTTTCCTAGTTCGTCTAGAGGTGCGGACAGGCGAAATAAAGCCGACACCGCGCTTTTCGATTCGGAAAGATGGGCGGGAGCCAAGCGTCACCTTTTTGTGTGCCTGGTGTGTCGTATGGACGGAGTGTAACACGGCCTCTCCACCTTCTTTCCGGTGGTAGATGGTGTTCAAGAAGTTCACACGGTAGGCGCGAAAGgcgcgtcttgtctcttcgaCGGAGGAGGTACGATAGTGTTGTGCACAACGTAGTTCTAGTGGTCTGTCTTGGTATGCCCCGTTTGCGCTCCTGCTTCCGTTGGGTGCTTTTTGCAGCAAGTTGGTGGCTGTGCAGCGCGGCATCCGCAGCGGCTACAACAGCACTCTCCCAGTATTTTTGCCGGAAAGTCGAAATGCAAGATATTCAATTGGAAAGACCACCTACCAGTCACCGCCGCTTTTCGTCTGAGGCTGACAGCATCATCTCCGTAGGAACTAacagcagcgacagcagcgGAGGATTCTGTCCATCCGCTACAGAATCCATGCCGGAGAAAAAGTCGCTGGACGACGTACGAGTCGTGAaagaactgcatgcgcccccgTGTTTCGGTGACGAAAATAGCCGGGGAAGCTCAAGTTCAAAGCCTGTTCTTGTCGGTCGATCGGTTCTTGTGCCGCCTGTTGGAGACCGCTTTCCGGGAACAGGGATGCCAGGACGGTCAGACCCAGAGGGAGTCGAACTTAGGTTGTTGTGACACCGATGGGTTTCCACATGTGTAGACAAGCGACGCAACAGGCGCAGTGGAATCACTGACTGCGACAACTGCCGCCTTTCACATCTTTCTTTCCGACTTGTCGCGACTACCATACTCATTTCCTTACACTCTCGCACGGTGTCACCTGCCTAGTAAGCGAAGTCGTCGTGCGGTTCGGATTAAAAATGTGCAGTGGCTCTCAACAACTTTGGCATTCTGGAGAGATACGTGGAGCAGCCTTAATCCTACACAGAACGAAAATAACTTTATGGCGAATATTGACTTCAACAGCAAACCGAATCACATCTCTGCTCGAGCAGCAACATATTTGCACCGAAattcgtctccgccctcccTGGCGAAAAACGCTTCCGGAGGCTGTTATCCCTGAAGTCGCCACCGGATCTTTTAATGGCCTACGCATCCGCGGTCCCCTGCATGTACAAACTGTATCAACACATTGCTCTTCCCGTGGGTGTTACGACAATTGTACTATTCAAGCTATCTTCGTCTCTATGGTGCCCGTTCGTTGCAAAATGCCGTTTCCGAATTCTAGCGCACACACCGCCCTTTGCGACCGGATCGGCACTTTCGGTGATCCGGTGTGCGTGTAGCCGCCGCGCAGTTTGTGTCTATAGGAGCCTCCGATACAAACCCACCACACACTCACTGTACGGCAATCGGCAGTTCTTGTGCGGGTGCAAAAACGGCAAAACATGATTTTTACGGCCGCGTTGCTTGGTGAATCCAGTGTCGAAGTCACGGCGTCCATTCGTCGACGGGGCCTGCCTTGTGCTACGATCAACAGCTAGCTCGTGAGCATCCAccatatatgtatgaatacatatatacatatatatagcaGTTCCACTCTGGATCCCACGGTCCGCGCAAAAAAGTGGCGATTGCGCTCTTAACCGGGGAAGCAACTGACCAGTTGTTTTGCCAGAGCGAAGCGGGGACAGGCGGAAAGCACGGGTATGGCCCAAGAGAGCGCATGCGTGCAACAGGAAAAACTCCCGGCCTGTCAGAACGCATAGGGGGTCGGGAAGGTCACGTATAAACGCGGAATGCAAATGAAAGACACTACAACTTCAGTTCCGGCAGAAAGTGACGGGTGAGCACACGATGTTTTTCTGCAAAACCACCTTTCTTCTGACAGTCACAGAGAGCCTGAATTCGGTGCCAGCGCATTTTTTTGAGCCGCCTGTGCTCGTCAGAAGCACGCAACTCTTCCTGGCGTGATCGCTGGGGAATAGGCCGCGAGTTCCCGGAATTCTCGGACCTCTCATGCTCGGGAGCCGGCACACGGAATGTCCAACACCATGCGGTCAGTAATACTTGGATGGGAAAAGTGACAATAAAACCTTAGGCgtctcggtcttctctgcgggAAAAAAACCGTATCCACAGGCAGGAAACCCAGCGTTGGAATCCCTGCCTTTTGCCGGGCGAAGCCCGCTTGGATGTTTGTTCGTGGCGTCCCGTTTCCAAAGAGGGCAAAATTCGGCGTCGTCGAAACCAAGATGTTTGGGGGTTTTTTCGTTAGTTGAGCGTTGCGTCGCTTAAATGGTAGTGTGTTTGTCACTTTCCTCGCAAAAATGCAGGCCTTGTCTCTCGAAACTCTCTGGAGTGAGTCGCAAGACTGCTCGCGAAACGACTGAAGATACACGGCTATCCGGATCCTTTCTATTTGTCTTCCCCAAGcccgtttgttttttttgtGAAGCGCCCGTACTTTTGCGGCGTAGTTTTAAAAGCATCCACGGGGTTCTGCTTTTCGAGGCAAACCCTGGATCATTTATTTTTTCTTGCCGGGGCTGGTGTGCGTCGTATCGTCTGCGcacctttctcgcctttttgctTGAAAAAGTCCACCCGCCACGTCCTACGGGTTTGGTCACTCCAAAAAAAATCCCATGATAGAGGAATGTTCCGAAATTCGAGTACTTCTGCGACCCGACTGCCGCAGCAGAGTGGGTGACGTGTTGACGGAGAACGCTTTTCCGTGGTTGTATCCAGCGTGTGCCCGGTGGTGCCCCATCGGGAATCTGTGCGAGTAGGAGCGGACGGCTGTCTTTCGTTGTAAGAATACTCTGGTCCGTCACCGCGATTGTTTATCGTCGTCTCCTGATGCCAGCGAACATCACTTTTCTTGCTCTCAAACAGTCCTCTGTGCTCTCACAGCCCTCTGTGCTCTCCACAGCCCTCTGTGCTCTCACAGCCCTCTGTGCTCTCACAGCCCTCTGTGCTCTCACAGCCCTCTGGTAAGGTCTGTCATGAACTCGCCGTCCTCCGCTTACCTACCGATTGAAGTGCTTTCGGAACTGTGACAGCGTATCGTCCTCTCTGGCATATTTGTGTCTGTCCCATTTGTACTTCTGAAGAGGTCACATTTTGCTgttcttctgtcgccttttcccccgcTTGCCGACGGCCCGTGTTTTTGCCTGGTCCTCTCGTGCGTATTTCGACTTGCGGTTCACGAcagtgtgtgtatgtgtgtttGAAACGCCATCGCCTCGTCGTTCCCTTGCTTCCGGGTTTTGTGTGCTTGTTTCTGCGGAGTATCCGCGCGAGGCACAGTAGCGATCTCGAATTCCTGCTGTGGATATCCAAGACGGCGCCTTGCGGCAGCGTGTAGCCCAGTGCCTTCTGGAACCCTCGTCAGCCCGATTCGTCTTTTGCAACGCttgctcctttcttcttctggttCAAATCTCCAGAGATGCCACTCAAGACCTCGTGGCACTGTTCGTGCAACGCCACCTTTCCAGGTGACTTGTTGATGGTTGTGGCGAATCACGACCGCGTGGGCAACTGGAATCCACAGAATTCGGTCGTTCTGTCGACAGACGCGTCGTCCTTCCCAACATGGCGCTCCGGCGAGGTGTGCTTCGATGAGCAACAGCCCGTCCGGCTCGAGTACAAGTTGATTATTCGCCGAGCCTCGGGAGAAATCTACTGGGAGCCGATCCCCACCAATCGCGTAGTCACGTTGACGGCCAACACATCCTCAGTCATCGAAAATGTATGGGGTTCGCTGGCCACCTGTTCCATTACTTTTTTCCCCCTGCAACCCATTCCTGGGCCGTCCTTCTACAAGCACGCGGCAGGCGGGTCCAAAAGAAAAGATGTtcgcgctgcgtctctccactccgCCGCTTCAGTCTCCGACGGCTCGGGCTCCGACGACGGGGCAAGACCGCAAGTCGGCGAATCGCGAAGAATGCTGCACAGCGTCCATGgaccgcctgtctcttctggaaCGGGAAAGGCCACAgcggccgcagagagagggggaaaaggatACATCATGCCACATCACCAGTGCAACACCGGCCAGAGACGCGGGTCCACCAGTACGCAAGCTGCGGATGAAGCAGCAGGCGGAGGGAATCGTGTTTCCTTCAAACGGTCTGCCTTCATTCTGGCAAACACTGGGCCCATCACAAACTACTACACTGTATCAAAGACGATTGGTACGTTATTCGTCGGCCCAAGCACGCACTTCCCCCGCGAACGTTAATCTTCGCCGCTGGCAGCGATGATTCACGTTTCAACCGATGCTTCACGGGTGTACGTTCGACGCGCTCCTTTCTGCCTCCCCAACGCCAAGCGCCAAACAGGGGCGGATACCGTTTCTTTGTGTGGTTGAGTAGTGTCACCCTACCGGGTGGCGAGACCACGGACAGGAAGGTGGTACCTCTTTTGAAGACGTGCGGTTTTATCGAGGTTCGTTTTGCCGTGTACAAAACTGCATCTCAATGTTACAGGCGTGCCCATCTCGCCAGTTTACATACAGCTCAGCGTTCGCGTGTCTGCTGCTGAATAAGAACCGACGCTCTGTTTAGGAAGTCGAAAGGTTGTGAGAAGCCCAAGCGCATAGAAGGGTTTGAAGCAGACAAGAAGTCGAatgcaaggagagaaaagcgaagctCTAATTTTGCAGGTTTGCCGCTAACGTGTGTGACGCCAGATCCCTTTCTCGGACTTTTTCTCGGTGGTTCGTCGCAGGCCGCGGCACTTGGGGAGAAGTGAAGCTCGTCATTGACAATGCAACGGGAGCGCGtcgcgcggcgaagaagattCCCAAGTGTTACGTGGAAGATGCAGATCGTTTCCGCCAAGAAATCGAGATCATGAAGAGCCTCGACCATCCAAACATTGTTCGTCTGTACGAGACTTTCGAGGATATGACCGACTTTTACCTGGTGATGGAGCACTGCACAGGCGGTGAGCTCTTTGATCGCTTGGTCCACCAGGGTGTCTTTACAGAGGCGCTGGCCTGCCGCATCATGCGGCAGATCCTGGCAGCTGTCGCCTACTGCCACGCCCATCGAGTCGCACACCGAGATCTCAAGCCGGAGaatttcctttttctgcacGACAATCCCGAATCTCCCATCAAGTTAATCGACTTTGGCCTTGCCGCACGATTCAAACCTGGTCAGCCCATGCGGACGAGGGCCGGAACGCCGTACTACGTCTCGCCGCAGGTACAAAAGAAGACACGAAA is drawn from Neospora caninum Liverpool complete genome, chromosome X and contains these coding sequences:
- a CDS encoding Calcium-dependent protein kinase, related; amino-acid sequence: MPLKTSWHCSCNATFPGDLLMVVANHDRVGNWNPQNSVVLSTDASSFPTWRSGEVCFDEQQPVRLEYKLIIRRASGEIYWEPIPTNRVVTLTANTSSVIENVWGSLATCSITFFPLQPIPGPSFYKHAAGGSKRKDVRAASLHSAASVSDGSGSDDGARPQVGESRRMLHSVHGPPVSSGTGKATAAAERGGKGYIMPHHQCNTGQRRGSTSTQAADEAAGGGNRVSFKRSAFILANTGPITNYYTVSKTIGRGTWGEVKLVIDNATGARRAAKKIPKCYVEDADRFRQEIEIMKSLDHPNIVRLYETFEDMTDFYLVMEHCTGGELFDRLVHQGVFTEALACRIMRQILAAVAYCHAHRVAHRDLKPENFLFLHDNPESPIKLIDFGLAARFKPGQPMRTRAGTPYYVSPQVLEGRYGPECDVWSAGVMMYILLCGYPPFNAPSDRAIMNKVRAGHYTFPDSEWSRVSLQAKDLISRLLDRHPRTRISAEQGLRHAWFAMHAPGDHFEPLGLDILSKFRRFQGLSRLKKLALTVIAQHLEDSEIEGLKNVFTQLDTEGDGVLTVEEIRKGIERSGVHLPPDMVLEEVLREVDTAGTGSIDYTEFIAACLHQSHYIREEACRAAFRVLDINGDGLVSAQELRQVFHMAGDLETDAAAELLEADSDGDGHITFEEFCGLMRKVPSLALVTEHTVSMMRRTCSRTNISEASLTPRAPG